A genomic region of Trifolium pratense cultivar HEN17-A07 linkage group LG3, ARS_RC_1.1, whole genome shotgun sequence contains the following coding sequences:
- the LOC123917573 gene encoding autophagy-related protein 13b-like, translating into MVSSHGNAHSDTARMEQIITEFFAKSVHIILESRALYASSRNSYGGYKSDSSSSSSSSSVRPRDKWFNLALRECPVALENINNHECVIVDVILVHRSLDWDPMITKKVLCKERYPLCCSGAELGVDAKSEKIVERWIVQYENGKKIKNSNLGTRRSSNNSLQNLYKKSTLLLRSLYATVRLLPAYKTFRDLNSSAHIRPFTLAHRVSSFVEPFTRKQESEMMKYRFTPVDTSSGRLCLTVMYCPTASDLSCEQLPSMSPQVISDYVGSPLASPLRRFPSLPLSGLPCHGCSSPRRHSWNFDDSKASSTYINDSSLPLHSKSQILLSNTSSRLHDLPPNPHLRGSRCTYKIDRNTNVMQTGATSEKVFSLGKDELQKNSGVRISANSFPFPRISISSRFYLDDFDDTDFSCPFDVDNDDMKNPGSRTKSLDRGHVAEALEAGGFFPIRKSNYAAVGALVHMLKKAPPLHQDFYTSEHPSVQCGGLRLTAIPSLRDNRTTKPMKISVQKPNKENLSHGTHCETRNNIQELNKNQQASISTRKTTRDALEEFHGYREMKNLLVMRDIKPQI; encoded by the exons GGAACAAATAATCACTGAATTTTTTGCGAAAAGTGTTCATATAATACTTGAATCGAGGGCACTTTACGCGTCCTCGCGTAATTCATATGGTGGTTATAAATCAGATTCATCGTCTTCTTCGTCCTCATCCAGTGTTAGGCCGAGGGATAAATGGTTCAATTTGGCACTTCGGGAGTGTCCAGTGGCGTTAGAGAATATTAACAATCACGAGTGTGTTATTGTTGATGTGATTTTGGTTCATAGGTCTCTAGATTGGGATCCCATGATCACAAAAAAGGTTCTTTGTAAAGAAAGATATCCACTTTGCTGCAGTGGGGCAGAATTGGGGGTTGACGCGAAGAGTGAAAAGATTGTAGAGAGATGGATTGTGCAGTATGAGAATGGGAAGAAGATAAAGAATTCTAATTTAGGCACTAGAAGGTCAAGTAACAATTCCTTGCAAAACTTGTATAAGAAATCAACGTTACTTTTGAGGTCTTTGTATGCTACAGTTAGACTTTTACCTGCATATAAAACTTTTAGAGATCTTAATTCGTCTGCACATATTCGTCCCTTTACCCTTGCTCACCGGGTGTCTTCTTTTGTTGAGCCGTTCACCCGAAAACAAGAGTCAGAAATGATGAAATATAGGTTTACTCCTGTGGATACTTCTTCTGGTAGGCTCTGTCTTACGGTGATGTATTGTCCTACGGCCTCGGATTTGAGCTGTGAGCAATTACCTTCTATGTCCCCTCAAGTTATTTCTGACTATGTTGGAAGTCCATTAGCTTCTCCATTGAGGAGGTTCCCATCACTTCCTTTGTCGGGATTGCCATGTCACGGCTGTTCGTCGCCAAGGCGACATAGTTGGAATTTTGATGACAGTAAAGCCTCATCTACTTACATTAATGATTCATCTTTGCCTCTACATTCAAAATCACAAATATTATTGTCTAATACAAGTTCGCGGCTGCATGATTTGCCACCAAATCCTCACTTAAGAGGTTCAAGGTGTACTTATAAGATTGATAGAAATACAAATGTGATGCAAACTGGTGCTACATCTGAGAAG GTGTTTTCTCTAGGAAAAGATGAGCTCCAAAAAAATTCTGGAGTCAGGATATCAGCTAACAGCTTTCCGTTTCCACGTATTTCAATTTCCAGTAGGTTTTACCTGGATGATTTTGATGATACTGATTTTAGTTGTCCATTTGATGTGGATAATGATGATATGAAGAATCCAGGAAGCAG AACAAAATCTTTAGATCGTGGTCATGTGGCTGAGGCACTTGAAGCTGGAGGATTCTTTCCCATCAGAAAGTCCAATTATGCTGCTGTCGGTGCGCTTGTACATATGCTGAAGAAAGCACCACCTCTCCATCAAGATTTTTACACTTCTGAACACCCGTCAGTACAATGTGGAGGGCTGCGACTAACAGCAATTCCCTCATTGAGAGATAATCGCACAACTAAACCTATGAAGATATCCGTTCAGAAACCAAATAAAGAAAACCTATCGCATGGCACACACTGTGAAACTCGGAACAACATTCAAGAACTCAATAAGAACCAACAGGCATCCATATCAACTAGGAAAACAACAAGGGATGCATTGGAAGAGTTCCATGGTTACAGGGAGATGAAAAACTTGTTGGTTATGCGAGATATTAAACCACAGATATAA